A window from Sphingobacterium hotanense encodes these proteins:
- the thrA gene encoding bifunctional aspartate kinase/homoserine dehydrogenase I, with the protein MKILKFGGTSVGSVESIQAVLKIVKASFDAGEKPLVVLSAMSGVTNLLTQMAEDAAAGKPFDEGLKQLEERHFEVVKKLIAVKYQNPVLTRLKLLFNELEELLQGVSALKELSNQSRDLIVSFGERCSNYLVAKVMEQEVPESEYINASYYVKTDSNFGNAHLNEPLTTQLIQALSHTHADKLLFVTGFIGSNEQGRITTLGRGGSDYTAAIFGSVLNATAIEIWTDVNGMLTADPRIVKKAFSLPVLSYTEAMELSYFGAKVIYPPTMVPAFLKKIPIVIRNTFEPELAGTVIQFESGKSSYPIKGISSIADVSVINLTGSGMVGKSGFSGRLFTLLAREQINVILITQSSSEHSITFAVNPSDAEKAVKLISTEFELELLANKLSAPVIEESLSILAIVGENMKRTPGMSGRLFHALGRNGINVRAIAQGSSEFNISVIINKEDLAKALNAVHDAFFAELKKTLHVFNLGTGNIGATLFKQLHEQHDFLLDHNDIEIKVVGLANSRRMLFDADGVDLSNWQSALDEQGEVADLASFVSKMQAMNLPNCVFIDNTASKLPATYYEEIFKSNISIVTCNKIANSGEYAQYRSLHETARKHGVDFFYETNVGAGLPIVRVLKDLMLSGDRILKIEAILSGTISYIFNNFNGDASFYDVVKKAQELGYTEPDPRDDLGGVDFMRKMLILARDAGHVIESSDVDLGNILPENCLKASSVDEFYTELLKSDDYFNNLKDQAAKEGKVIRYIGSLEDGKVSISLQMVDETHPFYALSGSDNIISFTTERYKERPLVVKGPGAGAEVTAGGVFADLVNVGAK; encoded by the coding sequence ATGAAAATCTTAAAATTTGGCGGAACATCCGTAGGTTCCGTAGAGAGCATCCAAGCCGTGTTAAAAATAGTGAAAGCTTCTTTTGACGCTGGTGAAAAACCTTTAGTCGTATTATCAGCCATGTCAGGAGTCACCAACCTGTTAACACAAATGGCTGAAGATGCAGCAGCTGGGAAGCCGTTTGACGAAGGATTAAAGCAATTAGAGGAAAGGCACTTTGAAGTGGTCAAGAAACTGATTGCGGTAAAGTATCAGAACCCTGTTCTGACGCGCTTAAAGTTGCTTTTCAATGAACTGGAAGAACTTTTACAAGGCGTATCGGCACTGAAGGAATTGAGCAACCAAAGTCGTGACTTGATCGTTTCATTTGGAGAACGATGCAGCAACTACCTCGTTGCCAAAGTCATGGAGCAAGAAGTGCCAGAATCGGAGTATATCAATGCTTCCTATTATGTGAAAACAGACTCCAATTTCGGGAATGCCCACCTTAATGAACCACTAACCACCCAACTAATCCAAGCACTTTCTCATACCCACGCTGATAAACTCCTCTTTGTAACAGGATTTATCGGTTCGAACGAGCAAGGGCGTATCACTACACTGGGGCGTGGAGGCTCGGATTATACCGCAGCCATCTTCGGATCAGTATTAAATGCGACAGCAATTGAAATTTGGACTGACGTGAATGGAATGTTGACAGCGGATCCTAGGATCGTGAAAAAGGCATTTTCCCTTCCGGTGTTGTCGTATACTGAAGCTATGGAGCTTTCCTACTTCGGGGCGAAAGTGATCTATCCACCAACTATGGTTCCGGCATTTTTGAAGAAGATTCCAATCGTTATCCGAAATACATTTGAGCCAGAGCTAGCAGGAACCGTTATTCAATTTGAAAGCGGAAAGTCTTCTTATCCCATCAAAGGTATATCTTCCATTGCCGACGTATCTGTTATCAATCTGACAGGTAGCGGAATGGTAGGGAAATCAGGGTTTAGCGGACGTCTGTTTACCTTATTAGCCAGAGAGCAAATCAATGTGATCCTTATTACGCAATCTTCTTCAGAGCATAGTATCACTTTCGCGGTGAATCCTAGCGATGCGGAGAAGGCAGTAAAGCTCATCAGTACAGAGTTTGAACTGGAGTTATTGGCCAATAAGCTTTCGGCGCCTGTCATTGAGGAGAGTTTATCTATTCTGGCTATCGTCGGAGAGAACATGAAGCGTACACCGGGTATGTCGGGTCGCCTTTTCCACGCGTTAGGAAGAAATGGTATCAATGTTCGAGCGATCGCGCAAGGATCGTCTGAATTCAATATATCGGTTATTATCAATAAAGAAGATTTAGCAAAGGCATTAAATGCCGTGCATGACGCCTTCTTTGCCGAGCTCAAGAAAACATTGCATGTATTCAATCTAGGAACCGGCAATATCGGTGCAACGCTCTTCAAACAATTGCACGAACAACATGATTTTCTATTAGATCATAACGATATCGAAATCAAAGTGGTAGGTCTGGCGAACTCGCGAAGAATGCTTTTCGACGCGGATGGCGTGGATTTATCAAATTGGCAATCCGCATTGGACGAACAAGGCGAGGTCGCAGACCTTGCGAGCTTCGTGAGTAAAATGCAAGCGATGAATCTTCCGAACTGTGTGTTTATCGATAATACTGCAAGCAAATTACCGGCAACCTACTATGAGGAGATCTTCAAATCCAACATCTCGATTGTGACCTGCAATAAGATAGCGAACTCCGGAGAATATGCGCAGTATCGCTCCTTGCATGAAACCGCAAGAAAGCATGGCGTAGACTTCTTCTACGAAACGAATGTTGGTGCAGGCTTGCCGATTGTACGCGTATTGAAGGACTTGATGCTTAGTGGCGACCGTATCCTAAAGATCGAGGCTATTCTATCGGGCACCATCTCTTATATTTTCAATAACTTCAACGGTGATGCATCTTTTTACGATGTGGTAAAAAAGGCGCAGGAGCTGGGATATACCGAGCCTGATCCACGCGATGATTTAGGCGGAGTAGATTTTATGCGCAAGATGCTTATCCTCGCTCGTGACGCAGGACATGTAATCGAGTCATCAGACGTCGACCTAGGCAATATACTTCCGGAGAACTGCTTAAAAGCTAGTTCAGTAGATGAGTTCTATACAGAATTGTTAAAGTCCGACGATTATTTCAATAATCTGAAAGATCAAGCTGCCAAAGAAGGGAAAGTAATTCGTTACATCGGTAGTTTAGAAGATGGAAAAGTATCAATCAGCTTACAGATGGTCGATGAAACGCATCCTTTCTATGCACTTTCGGGAAGCGATAATATCATTTCTTTCACAACCGAGCGTTATAAAGAAAGACCATTAGTGGTGAAAGGACCTGGAGCAGGGGCAGAGGTGACAGCCGGAGGCGTTTTTGCCGACCTAGTGAATGTTGGTGCTAAATAA